Genomic DNA from Acuticoccus sp. MNP-M23:
ACGTCCTTTCGATCATCTCGCTGATCGCAGGCTTCGCCTCGGCGCTGGTGAGCGTCATCGACGAGATCCGCGATCCGCAGCACATGTGGATCATGAACATCGTCTGGCCGGCTGTGGCGCTGTTCGCCAGCATTCTCGCGCTCGCCTTCTACTTCCGCTACGCCAAGCGCGCGGCGAAAAGCCGGATGGGGCGAGACGACGACGAGGAAACCCCCTTCGCCATCAAAGTCGCGACCGCGCAAGCCACTGCGGCAGCGGCTGCACGCTGGGCGACATCGTTGCCGAATGGCTGGCCTTCTTCGTGCCGGCCGTCGCGGTCTGGTTCGGCTGGCAAAGCGTGTTCGCGGACAAGATCTTCGCCGTCTGGGGGCTCGATTTCGTCATCGCGTTCGTCTTCGGCATTGCCTTCCAGTATTTTGCCATCAAGCCGATGAGCGACCTTTCGGTGGGGGCGGTCCTCGTCAAGGCGCTGAAGGCGGACGCGCTTTCGCTTCTCTCGTGGCAGGTGGGCATGTACGCCTTCATGGCGCTCGCCCACTTTGTGCTGTTTGAAGGGGTGCTCGGCGTGTCCCTTGCGGTAAACAGCGCCGAGTTCTGGTTCATGATGCAGATCGCGATGCTGTGCGGCTTCGTCACCGCCTACCCGGTGAACTGGTGGCTGATCCGCGCCGGCATCAAGGAAGCGATGTAGTCCTCAGGGGAAGAGCCGTTGCACACGCCACTCGCCAGCCGCGCCGTCGCGCGCAAAGGCGAAGCGATCGTGCAGCCGGTAGGCCCCGTCCTTCCAGAACTCGATGGCAGACGGGACGACGCGGAAGCCCGACCAGTGCGGCGGGCGCGGCACGTCATCGCCATAAGCGGCATCGCGCTCGGTCACGCGGCGCTCCAGCTCTGCCCGGTCAGGCGCCGGGCGGGACTGGTCGGATGCCCAGGCGCCAATCCGGCTGCCGCGCGGGCGGGACGCGAAATAGGCGTCGGCCTCCTCGGCGCTCACGGGCGACACCTCGCCGCGCACGCGCACCTGGCGGCGCAGGCTTTTCCAGTGAAACAGCAGCGCTGCCTGTGGATTGACCGCAAGCTCGACCCCTTTTGCGCTCTCAAGATTGGTATAGAACACGAAGCCGGAGGCGTCGTGACCCTTCAGGAGAACCATGCGCACATCAGGCAAGCCGCTTGCATCAGCGGTTGCCAGAGCCATGGCATTTGCGTCATTGGGCTCTGTGGCGGCGGCTTCCTCGAGCCACGCCGTGAACAGGGCGAACGGGTCCGGGGCTTGCCCGGATTTCAAAGTGGTGTCGTCTAGGGTCGCGTTCATGGTCGGCTCACACTACATAGTGGTGTTGTTGCTTGGAATGGATTGAATGCCGCACGGGTGCGCTGGAGAAACGGCGGACCGGCGAGCACAAGAATGGAACCGGATGGCGCGAGATCCTTACACCGTACTGGGCATTTCGAAATCAGCCTCCGAGGCTGAGATCAAGTCTGCATATCGCCGGCTGGCCAAGCGGTACCACCCGGACACAAATCCAGATCCCAAAGCGCAGGAACGCTTCTCCGAAGTCAATGCCGCACACGAGATCCTGGAAGACAAGGACAAGCGCCGGCAGTACGACCGCGGCGAGATCGACGCTGCCGGCCAGCAGAAATACCAGAGCGCAGGCTTTGGCGGCGGTGCGGGCGGCGGGGCGCCGGGCGGCGATCCGTTTGCAGGCTTCGGCGGCTTCGGCCGTGGCGGGGCCGGCGGCGGGCGCTCCTACCGCTTTTCCACCGATGGCGGCGGTCCGAGCGGTGTCGACGAAATTCTGCGGGAATTCATGGGCGGCGGGGCAAGGCGCGAGGCGCCGGGCTTTGGCCAGGCCGGGGCTGGCGGCGGGGCTGGGGCGCCGCGCGGCGAGGACCTTGAGGTCATCGTCACCGTCACGCTGGAGGATCTTGCCAGCCAGGACAAGCTGCGCGTTTCGCTGCCCACGGGCCGCACCGTGGACGTGCGTCTGCCCGCCGGGGCAGAGCCGGACCAGCAGATCCGCCTGCGCGGCCTTGGCAACGAGAGCGCTGTGGGCGGTCAGGCCGGCGATGCCATCCTGACCCTGCGCATCGCCTCGCACCCCATGTTCACGCGCGACGGTGCGAACCTGAAGCTCGAGCTGCCCATCACCCTTTACGACGCGGTCCTCGGCGCCAAGGTGCGTGCGCCGACGCTGGGCGGATCGGTCAACGTCACCGTGCCCAAGGGGTCATCGGGCGGCAAGACGCTGCGGCTGCGCGGGCTCGGCCTGCCGTCGAAGACGGGCGCCAAGGGGGACCTCCTCGTCACCCTCCAGATCGACCTGCCGCACGAGCTGCCCAAGGATTTCGTGGAGCTGATGGAGCGTTGGCGCGAAGACGAGCCCTACCAGCCCCGCAGCGCCGGCTAGAGCATCAGCGCCGGGTAGAGCGAAGCCACCAGCAGCGCCGCCATGGTGAAGTTGAAGATCCTCAGGCGGCGCTGGTTGGAGAGCCAGCGCCGCAGGATGGTGCCCATCAGCGTCCACAAGACGTTGGCCGGCAAGCCGAACACGCAAAACAGCAGCGCCACCCGCAGCACCGACACGAGCGTGTGCTCGGG
This window encodes:
- a CDS encoding DUF4396 domain-containing protein: MDHEHRLAGCGAVRQHSRARLLLPLRQARGEKPDGARRRRGNPLRHQSRDRASHCGSGCTLGDIVAEWLAFFVPAVAVWFGWQSVFADKIFAVWGLDFVIAFVFGIAFQYFAIKPMSDLSVGAVLVKALKADALSLLSWQVGMYAFMALAHFVLFEGVLGVSLAVNSAEFWFMMQIAMLCGFVTAYPVNWWLIRAGIKEAM
- the pdxH gene encoding pyridoxamine 5'-phosphate oxidase; the encoded protein is MNATLDDTTLKSGQAPDPFALFTAWLEEAAATEPNDANAMALATADASGLPDVRMVLLKGHDASGFVFYTNLESAKGVELAVNPQAALLFHWKSLRRQVRVRGEVSPVSAEEADAYFASRPRGSRIGAWASDQSRPAPDRAELERRVTERDAAYGDDVPRPPHWSGFRVVPSAIEFWKDGAYRLHDRFAFARDGAAGEWRVQRLFP
- a CDS encoding J domain-containing protein, giving the protein MARDPYTVLGISKSASEAEIKSAYRRLAKRYHPDTNPDPKAQERFSEVNAAHEILEDKDKRRQYDRGEIDAAGQQKYQSAGFGGGAGGGAPGGDPFAGFGGFGRGGAGGGRSYRFSTDGGGPSGVDEILREFMGGGARREAPGFGQAGAGGGAGAPRGEDLEVIVTVTLEDLASQDKLRVSLPTGRTVDVRLPAGAEPDQQIRLRGLGNESAVGGQAGDAILTLRIASHPMFTRDGANLKLELPITLYDAVLGAKVRAPTLGGSVNVTVPKGSSGGKTLRLRGLGLPSKTGAKGDLLVTLQIDLPHELPKDFVELMERWREDEPYQPRSAG